DNA sequence from the Malus domestica chromosome 11, GDT2T_hap1 genome:
tagtcaatctccctaagagaagataacatgtactgatcttaatagactgtcaatgcccaatgggcaatcctatgatcatgaatgtttaggatatgtattaaatcaggaatgtattaaagataggatttggtgaTTAATCATATCTTTAATGTCTTTAACTTTTTCATGCCATGAGTAGGGGAGCTTGGTGATGTCGTAGGTAGTTGCTCGAGCGTCCAGGGATGTTGAGCTTCAGGTTGGAATATTTGTGGGCCTTACACTTTTAATGAGGCAAAACTCGTCTTCTTCGGAAAAAATTCTATATGTTGTCTCaaggattttctggattatTCTAGGCTTCACAAATACCCCCACAAATGCTAGGTTACACACATATAATGGCAGTAGGCGTAGAAATACCAAGCTAAGCAGGCAAGCATAGAGTTGTTTCCTGATTTGACGTAAATTTTCCATTTTAACTTGGAATTTAAGTCTTCTACAAAAGGGAAACCAATAAGGGGTTAAATAAGTTTACACAAGAATTTTTATCCCAACAGGATAGAGAGAAAAGGCTAGAGGAAAATGTACCCCCTcccttagttttcttttttgtctGCGCTTGTGAAGAGTTTATCGCattgttgttcttcttctccatgCCACACCAAGgtcagaaaatttgaaaaaatcttttttttttctctttttttcggTTAGTGCTATTGCCAGCAGATGTCATGAAGGGTAACAAATCTGCTGCTATTGGTGGTGGGGTGGGATGGCTGGCTAGGGCCAGGAGATACGTGACAGGGAGCCATGGCTTAGGCTGGCTCAGGCTTGGAAGTCGGCATTGGGGTGCTTTGAGACAAGAAGGGAGGCTAGCGCAGGTTGAACCTCCTGCTGGGCTGGTTGGCTAGGCGTGGGCTAGTGAAGAGGAATGAAGGAAATGCTCGAGGCCTTTGCCCCCACTGATGGATTGGGCCACGATGGCTTATATGTTGGACAAGCACGAGTGTGAGCCGCTTTGCTAGATCAAGACAAAAGGTCGTGGCCATTTAGCTACTACGCCAAGAAAATAAGAGTTGGGCCGTAGAGCCTGGTGTGTGGGTGTTGGGCTTTACAGTCCTctccattcttttttttttttttgtttttttgttttttttgctttttctttaagcaaccttttgaatatttttctcaTGTCTTCCATGTAGGAATTCTTCAAGTATGTCTCCCTCTAGTAAAAAAGGTGAGCAATATCTTCCGCCTTTATATCGTCCGAGTGGATTCTCCGATAAGGTGTTTTACTTCAAGGCTGCTCACATCAAGATCAATTTCGCTAAGCTGTTTCTAGATTTACATAAGACATATAGACATGCAATCTCGTCTAGAGTTCGTATGATATGGGTGAAAGAAGGAAATGGCCATAAACAATGCAGTGAGGCTACCAAATTGGCACGACCTACAGTCGCGGAACATGATTCGGCGCGATCGAGGAACCGTGGTAATAGATCGTCAAGGTAGGGAGCCGAGGGATAGAGTTAGTGCAACTGAGAGTTGCAGAGCTAGTGTTTGCCGAGTCGTGCTATACGCAACAGTAAGCGGTGCTCAACTGACGTCATTGGGCTTATCCATGTATAAAACTGCCTGGTAATTAGGACAAAGCCTACTCCATATCCTTGGTGGTTGAAGGAACTCTCTTGCAAGTTAGACATGTGCGTTCTTCTAGTGCTCATTTGCCCCCGACATGCCTTCGAGCTAAGTTACTACGTTCATTAGAGTGAAAGTTAAATTTGCATCTGCTAGTGTCTGCACCTTTATCGTTTGCGAGTTTGGATTGTGAGGAATACTGTGTAATGCCAAGGGCTATGTGCCCATGAAAGTACAGCTTAAGCTTTCGGGGTTGCAATGACTGGCGCCAAAATTAGCTTTTTAAATTTCAGGAATCTATTTTTCGCATTGAGGATAGCTCTTAAGCTATAGAATGCAGGTAGTCAGGCCCCTAACATTTCTCGTATGAAGGTAGAGCTCACAACTGCTTCAGATACTACCAAGTAGGTGTATAAGTCCTCCACTGTTTATGACTTGGATAGTAAAAGAGGTTAAAccaggtacttcttcaagtcataGAACATCTTTTTGCACGAGGTACTCATCCCTAATTGCCTTAAAAAAGATATTGCATTGATGGGTAAACTGCAAAAAGAAATGGTTGAGTGTTGCTGCTCATCCGATCAGACTCTAAATCTCCTTCGGGGTAGTGGGAGACTCCAAATCCTAGATTGCTTAGATCTACCTTGGATGTGCTTTGATTTCTCGTTGGGTCAtaaggtaccctaagaatctGCCTGAAAGAGATTCCAAATGTGCATTTGACGATGCCGAGCTTCGTCTTATACTTTCAGATGAAGCCTTTGCCAAGTTGTCGGTGTGGAATGACCGTTACTTTCTCCTGGATCTGCCTATATTGGGGCGATAGTGCCTTCGGCTGCCTCCAAGAGTAGTCTACAGGTCTGTGATGTTATTCCCAATGGTTTGATTGTTCGCATCGTGCTGGTGAGCGAGCTTCTCATGATTGCACTTGTCATTGAGTGCCAATTAGACTTGAGAATAAGTTATTCTACTTCCTTCTAGATTTGCCTTCCTTGGGGCAATTACACCTCAGCTGCCTTCGGCGGTGGTTTGCAAGTCTATCCTACTTTTCCTGGTGGTCTGTTTATCTTTGTCGCGACTGCAGTACACGTCATTCGTAATGATTGCGCTTAGCATTGATGCTAGTTGAATTTAAGCATAAGTGTCTTTGAGTTTCTTCATGTTGCTTGTGCTGCCTGCTCTAGTGTAAGGTTGGAAGAAATGCCTATAAGCCAAGTTGCAAATAGACACATGCGCCTGATATAGATCTTGAGTGTTTGTAAGCGTGGACCTAACCATGCACGCACACTTGCATGCGGGTTTTACTGGGAATAAACACTTCTTAACACACTAAGACAGGAGAAATATCATCTTCAATTCGTGTCTTGTTTCTGGACACCTTGTCAAGAGTGATACATTTTGATGTGCTCGATGAGTTAATTCACTAAAGTGGACTACTACGGGAAGGCCCTGGTTAAGTCAGAAACCCGTTGGGATAGGTGTAGATCGTCATTTGGAATAAAAGAGTCGCCTGATGAGCATCCTCGTGAGTGATAGAAGTGTAGTGGACAATAAGCCCCTTGAGCTGGGTTCGCAAGCCTTAGGCTTGGGAAGGATACGCTCATTAGCTAGTTCCTATTCTCGAGTTTCAAGGGCCAACATGTGGGCTCATCTAGGCGCAAAGGGTgcagatcttggtcgggcaTGCAAGCACTAAAGCGGGTTGGCCTATTGGAGCTGCACGCTAGGCTTGCGGCAAGGAATGGTCTATCTATGCTAGGCTTCACATGTAATAGGGCTTCTGAAGCATGCTTCTTACTCACATAGATTGTTGGTGTCTGGGTTGGTGCATGAATGGGCCTGGGagattgttgttggggttgcaCCCGTGTAGGCTGCTATAGCAGCTATTGTTAATCTCGTGATAGTGTTTAATTGGTCGTTGATCCCAATGTGTGGGAGATGCCTTCTATTGCAGTGGATTGGGCATGTGAAAGCTATATGCCTAAGGCAAGTGTTGAAGGACTTGGGATTTGCACTGGAGCTAGGGCCCATTGCTTTTGCTCATGCATTGCTTCTGAGCTTAGCTCATGCATTGCTTCTGAGCTTAGCTCTTGGCTTAAGACGCGCCAAGGAGGTTGCTGCATGGATATCTCCATGGGCTTTATGGTCTTAGGCCTGCATGGATTGGAGATTACATTGGTCACACACTGCTTTTAGGCTTGCATGCCGGGAATTATTTCTTCCTACTCCTGGACGCCGTGGTTTGGGTTGGACGCCTTGGCCTCTATACCGATAAATCAAGCTTTTGGAGTTCACACTGAGACACTCCTTGGTCCTCTTGAAGCATGGATTTCTGCTGTAATTATCGCTCCTTAGGCTCACTCGGTTGCACCCATGGCTGCAACAGTGGTAGGGGTGATGGCTGTAGAGGTTACTTCGTGACCAGTCATGTGAGTGAAACCCCAGATACGTAGGTAGTGTCGTTCGTTGTGGTTCCAAAATTTCCTATTATTATATCCTTTCTTTAGGGATTGATCAAGGAACTTTAAAAAAGTTCGATGACACTACATGTGTGAAATTCAACGTAatagaaaattttgaaagtgAATGCAAGAGCTTTTTACAAGCGTAAAATCGGGTTCTGAATGAAATCACCAATTTGTGGTAGAAAAAAATCCACCATCTTCAGTGTTGACGAATTTGTACTTGTAAAACAATAAATATCTTTAATCAAGGTCAAAGCCTCACACATCCATAAGGTGGGAGATTTGGCCAATGAATCTCTGATGCCTAACCTAAGTCAGTAACTCTGGAAAAAGTGAGTGTTTAGGGCTTAAGTGCGTGGAAAAATCTTACCAGTAAATGGTGAAGATAAGGTATTTATAAAGAGGTGGCTGGCCATGGTAGGATTTTGCCCTACATGTGACGGTTTCCCATTGGCGGTTTCCTATTGGCCATGGTGTGTCATCTATACGATGGATGAGGAAACAATTATCCCAAAGTTATTAATTAGGAGATAATATACTAGGATTATCAAGTATCCTTGATTGATTGTACCTAATTGCTTACTTGTTTGAATTGATCTTTAAtcaggaatgtattaaagatgaGATTTGGTGATTAATCATACCTTTAATGCCTTTGACTTTTTCATGTCGTGAGTAGGGGAGCTTGGTGATGTCATACGCAGCTGCTCGAGCTTCCAAGGATCTTGAGCTGTGTGTGAGAATATTTATGGGCCTTGCTTATTTAATGAAGGCAATCTCGTGTTCTTCGGGAAAAAGTCTACGTGCCGCCTCCAGGACTTTTAGAATTATGTTTTGCTCCACACTAGTGATTAGGCAAATTGTCATTTAACTCTTTAGTCTTGATTTACATTCAACGGTCAAGATTAAATCTCAACAAATACGATGGTTGTAATAATTTATGTACCGAAAGAACCAAGGGTTCATACTGATTCCCATACAGCATGTTTGGATTTAGTTCAATTTCAGGTACAAAATTTTTCTGATCAATcattttttcaattcggtttcGACATAGTTTTAgctggttatatatatataagctctTTAACAatagggatccccatttttctaaaaaaatgggaACACCATCTTGACTATTAGattggctttaatgaaattgtgttgagattaaatcacatgccacacaatctcaaccacacaattttaTTAAAGTCAAATCCAACAATCAAGAAATTGTcaccatttttttagaaaaatggaGATCCCTCTTGTTAAAatgattcatatatatatatatatatatatatatcaagccCTTTAACAAGAGGATCCCAATTTTTCTAAAGAAAATGAGGACACCCTCTTGACTGTTGAattggctttaatgaaattgtatggctgagattaaatcacaggtcatataatctcaaccacacaatttcattaaaatcaaATCCAACGATCAGGAAggtatctttatttttttagaaaaatggaaTCCCTCTTGTTAAAGGATTCTTATATATCTATATGCCCGAGGAAATTTTTTAAAACTAGTACGTCTACGACCTTAAAACTCAACTAAAGGAGACTTTAAACATTTAAGTAATTTTCAATCtcgttttctttttgtttgattgTTCCATTATtgatatttctttattttttcttttagtttgtCCAACAGAAAAACTAAGGAAAAAGGAGATTACATATACGAACAAGAGTAATTTTTCTTCAATATTACTATGAATcgttattattaaaaaatatttaaacagtAACTCTAACGgctaaaacaattttaaaactaaCTTTCATTAACTCTAGTGACTAAAACACAGGTACACCCTCGAGTCTAAAAAAAACACAGACCTGGATTGTCTAACCTGCCCATCCTATACTCTTCTCATCCCCTCCCTCTTATTTATGTGGTCATgattaagtcacgttaacattttatattaatttttttatagaaataataagacaaaaagcaatgaaaatataaaatgttgacgtaccTTAACCGTATCCACAAAAATAGAAGGGGATGAGAATGATATGAGATGGGGAAGCAGACAATCTAGGTCCAAAAAACACAGGTACACTCGAGAAAAAGAGTTAAACTGTATATGAATCTTAATTAACATCCTCAATTTCTCAGTTACAAAGAAACTTGCCCCACATACAGTAAAATAAGAAAGAGACGTATGCCATGCTTCCTAAACTATAATGCTAAATTTGTTGTAACCAATTATTTATCtcatcagaagaaagatgactGGAAACAAAGAAATATTGTTCCAACTTgcaaatattttctcatttttcttgtcCAATAAACAATATCCCTTGTCACCAAAGACTCAAAGAGGACGATAGAAATTAGGGAACAtggtaattaattaacaataaaataaagCTTAGTTAGCTAATTAAGCTTGGGAACTAAAATTACATGCAGGTATTCATTTTTAAGTATCCTCCTCATTCCTCAATAACAAAACCCAagtactaaaattaaaattaccttgagagacagagagagacaaGACACTTCTGCTAAAAATAATATGTTGCTACCAAATTGTCATAAAGGAAATAAGAGGCAGCTGCTACTACGTCTAACTAAACAAGGCattatgaattaattaattctatCTTGAAAATATTTGATATTTCAATTGTTTTTCTTAGTAAGGAGATCGAGATGGAGGACCCCAGGCCATGATTTGATGATGATGACCAGCAGGGCTAGTGTTCATCCGGAAACTGAGCGGCGTTGGACTCGCAACAACTACTACACCCGCCGCCGACGCCGTAAGCATGACTACAACTATTTTCATTAATGAAAGGCTTAGAATCCTCATCACCTTCGATCATACTCACCGCCACCGCAGTCGCCACTTTCAACAGGCAAAGGCAACCTCTGAAGCGTCGGATTCTGAAACGTGGCGGCCACAACGATCACAGTACCCGCCGCCACAACCTTCCCCCCAACAATCCCTCCAAACACGTGCCCTTGCGCCCCCGCAAGACATATCCCGAACGATGCACAAGCCAGCAGTGAACAAGTCCCGGACGTCGGTACATTCGCTGAACCACCACCAGCACTTCCGGCGGCAGGAGAAGAAGAGCAAGTGATGATGGTCGGGAAGGAGTCTATGTAAgaaccagagagagagaggaggttgAAGGGCCCCTGAAGAGACAGCGACGGGGCATGGGGCCCAGCTGGGTGCCTTAACGTGACGCTCAACACCGTCCCTGAACCGCTCAACACACTGATCCCGACGTGGTGCCTTCGAGCGTACTGTTCAATCGTCTCCACCACATCGGACCCGCCGGAGATCTCGAGGGCCACCGCCTTCATCGCTGCCTCCGAGTCCTTTGTGATGACAATCGGGGCTTTGGGCTTGTTCTTGGACCCCGGCGGTCTCCCTCTCGGTTTCtttgagtttgagatgataATCTCACCCGACGGTGATACCATGTTCTTGTGCCTGGACGACGAAcatcctcctcctccactcGCGCTTCCGGTGAGTGTGGGGAGGCTCCTGGGGCTGTGCTCCGAGTCGTCGGCAGAGGCTTGTGAAAGAGAAATTGCTGCACCGCCACCAGCACCATAGTCTGCCATTTTagaaacacaaacacaacaGGAGAAATGTAAATTTTATGAAGGGCAAAGAAGTGTTTGGGGTTATTTTATATATAGTCAATTTCAGGAAGGAGGACGGCCCACAGACAAGTGGTCCCAGCAGAAGAGAACATAGCGTCTGATTGGGGAACTGGATCCCCTTCGGCACATTAATTAATGTATCCggactattgaaatttgataaaACGGTTATAAATAGGAAGtccttttaaaaattataataattgtagcagTTGAATCAAATTGTAATGGCTCAGATGCATTGATTAGTGGGCTCAAATCTTTTTGGATCCGAAGGGGATCTAGTTCTgaatggagagatttttcaagttGATCTGAACACGTGGTGATACGTCATATGTTATAATTTAAGTgaacaaaagttttttttaagtgttCCTTGATAGAATTTTAAGTACATATGCAAATAGAGTTAAAATCACGTAAAAtacttagaaatgtaaaaaataaaattataatataaGCGCTCATGCAAGATCATTCTCTATCATGATTGTTTgactaatttaaaattaaactaattcttaattaattattcaaaacagattttatcaaagatttaagaattttttattttaaaagcttaaattaacaataaaaaatctaaaaatttggaaataatggcagcaagaaggaaaacgtttttaaattaaaataattatgaGAAAGACTACGGTTCCGCCATCATCATTAACAATACTATGCAATTTTACCAATCACTTATGAATTTCCACATACGTGCTTTAAAGGTTAGGTTTTTctaatatatattttctttgtgaTGTTCAAGCGAAAACAtaaatctaacatgcaacccgtctgtaatgttcagatcaaatataaacatgcaagactcattaaattttgtgaaaattctttgaataaccatgcaacccttaagagcgtgatgtttgccttaagtgaacttacaattactaatcacaagaagccctcctcaatttcggggtgatgttccaacagaaattgcatcaaattacttgtctaattACCCTAATTGTAGCTAaacattaagacaattagatagtagTAACacgatgattaataattcaaagcaaacatgcatccattcataagcaaactaataaaattacatattcatgctgaGACTCATAACAGAAGGATTTAGTTACGCATACTTAtaatgaaaaccaaagaaaataccATTAActagaaaatgattgaaaacaccttgtaGGTAAAAAGTCTGAAATTCTCCAAAACTTTGTTAAGTTCTCTAAAAAGTCTTATTCATAATACTACACATTAAAATCCCTTATAGAAAACGTTCTCGATAAACTaggaagcaaaataataaaaagataacTTAAAAACAGACACCAAATCTGACCAGGAAATCTGTCCAGTAGAAAATAGCCACGTTTCTGGACCTTTAGGGCTCCAAAATGGGCCCAAAACGAATCAAATATTAGAACCTCCTCTTCAAGTTCCTAAAAGAGCCCAAGTCCAAAATGCATCATCTTCTAGCCCAAAAGTCGCAAATAAGCTCTGCAGCCCAATCTCCCAGCACCACGCACTGAGCACAAATTAATTCGCCACAATTAGATGCTTTGGGATAAAATTCTGAAATTTTGACACAACTTTCTTAACAGACTCACAAACCCgttccaattggaatcactcaaaAATTCCACCGTTTGACTTTATACCTAAAATGGATTCGcatgtcctacattgaaaatacataataaagtatcaaaatctcaccaaaatataccaagaataggggaaaatatatagtataaaatgGACTCATCATCCCTCAACTTGTATAATGATATATGACATATGTATCTGAGTTTCGAGCACACTGAAAAGTCTCTTGTTTGGTTGGACAGAGAAATGGTGATGGACGTATGCTCTTTGATtcgagatttttcaatgtgcctgGAACAAGGCCATGTACACCAaatataataatacaattggttgaaatttgaaaaaaaaaacaaaatttcaattaattgtaTTATGATACTTGTGTACTGTATTGTATTCTTGGTACACTGAAAAACTTCTCCTCTTGTTATTGGTTGCAAGCTAGAACTCCAAGTACATTGTCCATTTCAACACTAGACCCACAATCAGGTGGGGCCAAAAACCTCTAGTATAATCAGTGccaataaatcaaataaaagagCATTATAGGGCACATTTGGAACATATTTATCCCAGCTATggatatttggaaagaaaggcctGCAAACGCAATGGCATTAGCTACAATGTTTACTTCTCTAAAAATATGAGTCCATTGGATCAAACTAAAAGAGGAAGTCAATCGTAGAATGTCCTTGATGTGGTATAAGTCTCCAAGGAACATCGCAAAGGCCCTAAACCGCATCAATAACGAGTTTGGAATCACCCTCCACACAAGTACATGTTGGAAATGTgtcctaaagccaatcataagatgatactttacggacatttcacacaTTAAACTAAACTAGTTTAATCTAAGGGTAAAGATTATTTTTAGAGCCGTCTCATTAAATGTTCTATGCTGAAAAAATAAGTCAAGGAATAGGTAACTAAGAGAATGTAATATAAAGAAATTAGATTCAAGAGACATTTCTCTTTCATACACATATCCTAAAAATTTCAAACCATAGATTGCTGATTAGGCATAGACAATCCGGATAAGATTGTTTGGTCacaagtcattggtgtgaatgacaccaagacaattatgtaggtgctcaataaagaTTGAGTTCACTAAACGTGATCAAACAAAAgatctcatactcatgtcacatgagaactcacagttgggataatccaatgtagtcatttgacctaagacatcatagttgtcttgagGTTAGGTCAATAATCTTTAACTATGTTAATGGCATTCCATTTGAGGATGTCCACAACATACttggggttaagctacttagTCATGTAGGCACAcaaatgtacaacaagggatctttaaccttcaaactgttgagggagaatactcgaTGGTATGATTAAGAATCCCTGGTCAAAGTATGactgagatttaggaagtcgttccacatcatattcaaggtaatcatataaacaATAGAATCACGTTGGATAGTAGATATCAATAAACTATCAAGAGTATTGATTTACAGTAGGCGTGGGCATTATTTAGTTCGGTGCGATCTTGGGTGAAACTGAAACCGAAATCAAAATTCTTTGTGGTTTGGTTTGATTCGCTGCGGTTTTGATGCTAAAACCAAAATGGAAACAAACCATTTGGTTTCTATTTGGTGTGGTTTCAAAcaattttggttcggtttcaaaaAGTAAAGTGACATCATTCACCTTGCAAGACTAGAGAACTCTCCCATTGCATGTGCATATTTGGAAATTGCCCCTAGTATAGATGTAGCTTAAGGCTTTAAGCTATCAAATTTGAATCTTTAGAAATAAATGTAATACTCATTGGTATTTATGTGTTAGCCAGTGTAATCATGGTCCTTCTAGTCTGTTAAGATATGTGTTTGCTCTCAAGATTTTTGAATGAAAATATTGTCTCTGATTTCCTTGTTTTTATgcgttttatttttttgtagctAGTGAGTCCTACTGGAGACTAGCGGAAAGATCACGACGCTGTAAATTTGATGCAAGAGAACAAAAAGCTCCGAACTGAGTGATTACATGATTATCTGCCTCGTTATTCCAATTCCATCTCGTGaacaatcattttttttttcctcttagcTATTTgtttctgttggaaatgtgccctaaaaccaatcatatgatgatactttacggacatttcacatgttaaactaatctagtttaatatcaagggcaaagattattgttttaagggtctcatataaatgttatatgcttaaacgataagtccaaggaatatgtaattaggagaatgtaatttaaagaagttagattcatgagaccattctctttcatatacatatcctaaacgttcctgatcataggattgtcaattgggcattgacagtccgttaagattagtacgtgttgtgtcttctctcagggagagtgactggtctcgagtcattggtgtgattgacaccaagacaagcatgtaggtgctcaatagagaatgagtccactgaacacgatcaacgaggagttctcatactcatgtcacatgagaactcatggttgggataatgcaaagtagtcctttgacctgaggcatcatagttgtcttgtggtaaagtccttgatctttgactatgtcaaagtcactctgtcagaggtgtccacggcatagttggggttaagccacttagccatggaggcaaatgaatgcgcaacaagggatctctaaccttcaaaccgtttgagggagaatactctatgatatgattaagaatctctggccagagtatgaataagatttaggaagtcatttcaaatcacattcaaagtaatcatataagtaaatgaatcacattggatagtagacatgaataaactatcaaaccaaacaatgtggtcaagagtattgtattagagaaagaccgtattgcattgtaatcctaaactgaataggttctccacctcttctgattaccttgggtaaccatgacatactgctaggtgtcactcatggtttgtggaagccctaaacgtgtataaacactaaagggagaattgaaagtaagtttcaattcacaatcgatttgaaagagttctaattgcccattgcctcgctaaaaggaacctaatggatcgtacaccgtgtaaggtagagattgaagaaacaacgaagatga
Encoded proteins:
- the LOC103448148 gene encoding AT-hook motif nuclear-localized protein 28-like, which codes for MADYGAGGGAAISLSQASADDSEHSPRSLPTLTGSASGGGGCSSSRHKNMVSPSGEIIISNSKKPRGRPPGSKNKPKAPIVITKDSEAAMKAVALEISGGSDVVETIEQYARRHHVGISVLSGSGTVLSVTLRHPAGPHAPSLSLQGPFNLLSLSGSYIDSFPTIITCSSSPAAGSAGGGSANVPTSGTCSLLACASFGICLAGAQGHVFGGIVGGKVVAAGTVIVVAATFQNPTLQRLPLPVESGDCGGGEYDRR